aaacaaaacaaaaagcttttGGCGGCAGTATCCATTAACAATTCCAAACCACCAAGGATTAAGTTCCATCAACAGCAGCAACTCAAGACCATTCCACTTGAGAAGGAAAGGTCTGCAATTCCAGACGAGCCATTTAAATATAACATACTCTAACCTACATACAGGAAAAGGCAGGGTCCTCCCCATCAGAGAGTTTTAGAATAAACTAAACGGGGAGATATAGCCCAAGTGTTTGTAGTTCCATTGGAAATGACATAAACAGAAGACCTACAGGGTGCTGCAGGTTACGGCTTTAGCCTCTCACTTCTagaaacctgggttcaaattCTACCTTAGGTCACAAGGGAAGATAAACTGGTCTCCTACATCCAGCTGCACAACTTCAGCAAAAACCTCTAGTGTCCCAGTCTCTTTTTTGCAGAAGCCTGTTTCTGCCAAGAGAACACAGGTGCAGATCATGCCCACAAACGAGGATACTTGGTCTTCTTCCCAGatgaaaatttggccctgagcCCCTGCTCTTGGGAGGCCAGGACTTAATAGCATTGGCCAACCTGTGCACAGGAAGATTGCGTAACTCCTGCCTCTACTTTGTGCCATCAAATACTCACTTCTGTGAGCCAAGCCACAAAATAAAGAAGACTCTCACAGATCTGGGGTATTTTGAACTGCACCCACTTAGGATTACAACAGTTTAACCAAGAAAGGCTACTGCAGGAGTGATATTATAAAGCAACATTCTGTGATGAGCCAGTCAATTACCTGAGCTGCTGTGAGATCATAGCCAAGGATCATATGGACAGAGAACGTCACGACACTGGCAATAACCACAACAATTGGAGCCACTCCCACAGTGATGCTCTGGAAGTAACCTGCACGCTCTAAGATTTTACGTTCTTCCTCTCGGATTTCTAGAAatacaaaaaccaccaccacatctGAGGTGCAATTCAGACAGATACAAATGCAGCAGGCACAACTAATGCATTGGGAACACTAGGAGTAAGAGAGAATTACCCTCTTCTGCTTTAGCATTTCTCATGTTCTAGAAAGAGCTACCTTTACAGGAGGGTAGAAAAATAAGCGTACGTGTAACTCAGTGAGGCTGGCATCCTGATCACtcttattacatttaaaaactgaCCAATTTGTACTAGGTCAGTCAAGATTAGTACTCATAGTAGAAGCCACTCCAATGTTAATAAAGGTCTTTAAGCCCAAAAGTTAGAGGGAAGCATTGTGCTAAAAGGTGAGACTTTGGATCAGAGATTGCCATGCCAGCCCATTGTAAAGAAGAATAGCAGGACGTCCGAGGGATGGATGATCTAGCACACCACACATGCAAGAGCATCTACTGAAGTGAACTAGGAGGATCCAGCAGGATGTGGCTGGGTGGCGTGTTTTTTAAAGGGAGATGCGTTTACAGAGTGTCTGTACTCACTTTGAACATTCTGAGAGAATGCTTTGACCCAGGCATACATTTTAATGAATTTAATGTAGTTAAGAACTTCATTCATCTTCTGCACACGCTCATCGGTCGCCGACACACATTTCCTTCTGAAATAAGCTGTGAGCCGTGATACAAACATCTGAAACAAGAAGAGGCACCATACATCTTAGCAGCAACTCAGAAATGGCAAATGCATCCAATTCCACTAACTATAGAAGAAAGCAAGTAGTTTGATAAAGGGACATCAACGACAGGACAACTGGATACCCTCCCTGGCCAAAGTGATGAGCTGGAAACGCCCCTTCAGAGCATCACACTTCATTTAGCAAGCATAAATGCACTGAATACTGGGCTCTCTCTCTAGTTCTATTCTCAACTGGATTAGTTTTATTCAGATTTCCAAAAGGCTCTCAGTGCTTTTACTAATATTTAACCAAACTAGATTTCTTTAAAATCCCTCAAGTAAAAATACAGACTAGCCTCAAATAAAACGAACCCTCACACCAGAAGAATACAAGGTACCCAACATATCCACATCCCATACTCATTCCCCCCCTAAGGCCCAAGAAAGAGATGGGCCTTGCACATGCCGAGCAATTTCTTTAGTATACCAAATCTTACAGCAACACTACTGTATAAGGGTGGTAAAACAATATATTTGCACCTTTACTAATCAGGTCTAAGACAAGATGGTAGCCATGTCCTCATAGACATTTCTCACTCTGTCAACAGTGACATTTACCCCTTCTCTTTCCTAAAACCCAGAAGAAAACCCACCTCACTAAACAGTTTTCAACTGTTTGTCCCATCTTAAGCATCCTTACTCCTTTTTTAATCCCTCTCAGATACAGAAAGCAGTAAGGAGGAGAGAGGTGAATAGTGAAAATAGTTGGTCAAGGCTATTAAATTCCACCCCTTCCGTCACAATCCAATTATTTACCTGTTGTACTCATCACTATTCCCTTACTATTGAGCAGATAAATTAGACCATAGGAGATCTCGCAGGATTCTGCCCTTCACTCATGAGTAACTTTttcaaaaaaatacatttttattataatggGAAAATTACAGCAGTCTTGCAGTGTGGTCTACAGGCAAACAGATTTTGGCTCTGTCTATTTTCCTGGTGGCTCTTTCCCCAACCGCCCGCCTTGGCCAATAACACTTCTTTCTCCAGGTGCAGCACACTTTGTCCTAATTATGTCAGCTCTCTTGTCACAGAGGAATGGAACTGCATTCGTGGTTCATGGATGGAGAGACTGTCTCTGATGTAACTGGGTCTTGATCGGTTCATGTATTTAAAGATCAGAACCATAGGCTTGAAGATTAATCAGAAGTGATCTGGAAGCCAACAGAGGATGTGGAGCACAGAAGTGGTGTGCTCTTGGCTTCCCAGCCTGCTGCTGAGGTAAGTCACCATGTTCTGAACAAGCTGGACGCCCTGCATTTTTCACCTTCAGTACCAAATCCAGTGAATTACAATAATCCAGCCTGGAAGCGTATCACTCCATGATTTAGTTGCCAATTTTCCATCTCACCAAAATTTATTTCCATCAGTCACTTCTATTATTATTTCTAATTCCCTTTATTATCTGAATTTCTTGCCTCTGAACTTTTACTTTTCAATGTCTTTTAAATTACATGCAGGACACTAAAGGGACTTAGCCCAGTATCTATCAACATCTTCTGTTCAGTACACAGACACGGATATTCTTGGAGTGAGGTGTGAAGCACATTTCAAGAATATTTCCAAACTATTTTGTATAAGAGTTTGAATGCCGCTTACTCACCATCGCCGGGTAGAAGAGGATAAAGACAGCAGATCCCAAGAAGCCTGTTGGGCCTAGAATAATTACATTATAAACCATGCCTAGAATGGCAACAATTGGGCCCCCAGCCAACAAACTGCCAACTGCTGCAGCCTCAAACATTCTCTGCCCATCACTGGAACATACGTTTATGAGCTGAAAAATACAAACAACATAAGTATTATCCTCAGAAGGAGGTAATCAACAAGTATCCTTTTTTGTACGGTAATTTCCAACAGGGTACTGTAGCTCACCTCCCCCAGAGACTTGTCCTTGATATTCTTCAGCTTGAGAATTTTCTTGAACGCCATTGTCAGGATAGCTCCCCTCAGTCTGACCCCAGTGCGGTAATTTAAAGCCCAGGTTAGGGCCAGAGACCAAGAGCGCACTATTTCCGTCATTAGGATGCCAAAAACTAACAACAAGCTGTACTGCAGGTTGGACTCACTTTGCTGCGTGTATTCCAAAAGGTGTTTCACAACGAAAGCCTACAGGAAGAAATGCAAACTCGCATGAACACCCCAATGTACCAGAGGCACCATGCAACAACTTATGTTAAGTTAGAAATGAGTGGGCTGCTTTGTTTGTCAATGAGCGATTTGTATTACATGGAATCTTCTTTCTAGAAATAAAAATGGTCAAAACACACAGTACTGTTACACAAAGCCCTGCTGAGAGCAGAGAGTCAAATTTAGCAGGTATGGGGAATTTAAATTTGGAATCTTATTCCTTGCAATAAAAACTTCTTATTCTTTAGGTCTTCTAACTTAACATAAATCTGTCAGTTAGTTGAAAGCAATGCTTTATCAtacaaaaaagtttttaaaaatagtctgtATTTATACATTTGAACACATTAAGAGACATTCCTTTATGTGACATTAAGACCTTTTTTGTTTGCGTCAAACGTGCTTATTTGATAAAAAGGAACAATGTACCTACAGTTGTACTGGGGAAGAGTGAGAAGGGCATTTGCAAAACATTCCTGAAAATAAACATCAGCAGTTTAATAGTAAAGAAACGAACATGCAGAAAACACAGGTAAGTGATACcagactattaaaaaaaaaaaaatgctttgccccaccacccacctcccccctccaaaaacaaaaatattttacctCAGGAATCACATTTCAAACATCACCTGCCGAAAGACAGGACAACCCCAAGAACCACCGATTCCCACCTCCAGTTGTGTGTTAGCCAACAGCATAGTATATCATCATGTAAATCACATTCATCAGCAGCATTAAATACTATCAACTGAGAAATAAcagtcttttatttaaaaacaatcaaGTGCCATGTTAAAATGGGTAACATCTCCCAAACACTGTACAACAGGAAGAGCATCGCATAAACATACAATCTGAACATACAAGAGAATTATAAAAGGCTAGAATCTAACAAACAGTCTAGCCTCTGACGCGAACTAAGttaaaactacacacacaaaattaaagatacaaaaacagaacCGATATATGTTCACAAAGTCCGAGAAGAAGTGAAACTTGCAGTGCTAGTCAGGCAGGCTCCTGAGGGTGCACGGATTCTTAAATTTGGTTTAAGAGGTATGCTACAGTAAGGCCTCACAGCTAACAAATGGAGGTTCCCTAAAGAAGGCTTTTCGACAAAGATGCTGGTGTTTATACGGTTAGACGTTGGTACTTTAATACAGAGCTGAGAATTACCTTTGCCCACAACACAACAAAATGCCAAAAATGTGAGATCAAAGAAATGATTTGGAAAGCCTTTCACAGTCTGTTGAAGTCCTCTTGGCTAAAACAGGTTTTGCAAATAAGAGTTCTGCATAGCGTGAgcagggaggaaaaacaaaaaggcaCTACTTCAGCAAAGGTAACAGCAGCTATAGCCCAGCACCGAACAACAGATAAAAATGGAGGCTGAATGCGTTTGTCCTGAAGTGGCTGATTCTGTATCCCAGAACCAAGGAAACATGCTGTATATGGTTTTGCTTATTCACTTTCGAAGTGTGAATTAAAGCCAGATGTCCATCAGGTTCTGGAATGGCCCATCGAGAAATTTACACACTAGTCCCTGATCAAATGTGAGAAGCTCACATTCACAGAACTACTGTATTCCAGCTTTTTCCTCACTTACATTTAGCTTTACATCAACTGTTTTGGCCACAACTGTATACAGTTGGTTTGCAGTTACTAATGAGAAGATtggcttcttttcctgttttcaaTCCAACATACACAACTGAGTCACTGAGTAGTGGGAGTCAAAAGCCCCCCTTTTCCTCACGAGCTGTAACTCAGCATGATCGCAGCACAGCAAGCATTTTCTCGCACCCCACAGCACTGCTGAAAGTCTCCAAGGGAAGGTGTGTAAAGATAGCAGATGTTTCCTGGGGTCTCTTTCCTCCCAAAACCTTTTAAGTGCAATTTTTCAGCACTGTTCTATAGAATCAGCATCTCCCGTGGTGAGATAAAAGACAATGCTTACATTataccaaacaaaaacaaaaaaaacatttcaaacggaaaaaaaaaagaggaaacagcAGATTAAAGAatttgaaagaggaaaaagaagtcacaatatttagcatttacatttcaaaacattccatttgaagaagtttaatgaaaaaaaaaatccagcaaagTTCTTTACAAAATTGGAGTTAAagctttaaaaattttaatttaaactaaGTGGGGAAAGGGACTCCTGCGATTGTTACCATAGTAATTGGTATTAGCTGCTCGGCTGTCTTAAGCATTCCCATTGAATAAACATTACCTTACCTTTACTCTTGGCGTTGGATTCTGACCAGCTTGACTGTCTCATTCTGATCGCAGAATACAGCCATCCTGAAAATTCTAAAGAACAGCTTCTGTCATTGGTTCCACTACAGAGAAAGATTCCCCACCCACATCCAGTATCTGACAGCACAAAGCAAGCTGCGACTGGAGCGGAACTAGAAGAGTGGGAAACTTACCTCAAACGGCTTACCACTCCCCCCTCCAATAACTGTCTGAACGGTCAAGCTGTACTCCACTAAGATAGCAAGTTTCCCCATCTCCCAAACAGGAAGGCTAGTTCTGAGCAAACATACAAATTGTTCAGGCCTGGAGTTAAACTGATTTTGTTTAGTAAATTAGAAATATTCtttgcccctcccctccatctgAACATAAAAGGTTTAGCAGCTGGTTAAATGGCAGCAACTGTATCAACTGGAGATGAGAAGTATCTCACCTGCACTCGTGCATTCTGATGGTTATTAGAAGGTATTCTGACACAGGAAAATAAGCAGTCTCTGAACAGGCTACAAGGTTAGAAATTGTGCCAGATGTGCAAGACTCCTGAAGGATATCAAAAAGCCCAAATATGAAATCCAATAAGCACCCCCTCAGTTATAACCATCACAATGCTTATTAGTGAGACCACCACTACGCCATTTCCACTAGCATTCCAATGTCATGGAAGTTCAATTCAGAATTTTCAAGTTTGGGAAAATGTTTAACTCCATTTTGGTAATTTTCACCAATACATGTGGACAAGCTAAGTGCTTTTCCAGATCTCCCTTCTCATTTCAATGTGACTGAAAAGGTGCATCAGTACAAGAAAGCACTGATACTTCAGAGGAGACAGCATAGGTGTATCACTATGGGGAGGGTGGTAAAGACTCATCTTTCATTCCAAGTGATGGAACCCAAAAGGGCACTTTCCTTATTCAGAGAGCAGTCCAATCTTGACTAGATATAGGCAAATGTTTGAAGGATAACTTTAAATCATCCCAAACTGAGCATGAATTGGAACCTAAAAACCCAACCTATTGAAGTTTCTTCCCACTCAGCAGTTTGGCTCTGACAAATAGATACAATTATTCTAAAGAAATTAGGGACAACCCTGCTGTAAGTTCTCTGCTAAAGATAAGAGCAGCTATTGGGCCCTGTAGTGAAACAATGACAGAAGCTCTTCTTGGGGGAACCTGGTTCTGTTAAAACCTTAATACTTCAACATTTTGATAATCAACAGTGCACTCAACAGGTTGTCCAAGTGTTTCATAATTACCACAAGCTATTATCATTAATTAGTTATCACTGTGAAACAATACCAAGAGAACAATTATTGTTATTCCTATTACAAGAAACAAGGCAAACTTTTAAAAGGTtcaaaaagcaagaaaaacatttttagaagACTTTTAAACCTAACAACACACCCCCGTTGTACTTACCCAAGTAATGAACCTCCATCTTAACAGCACACTGAAACATGTACTACAAGCAGTAATACTGCTCCTACTCCTCAAGGGAAATTTGTAGAGAATAAATTTAGTCAAGATCGCAACTGTAAATCTGCACAACATGTGCAACAAACAGGTGACAAGAAAATGGTGTGAATGTCAAGGCCCATACGTTGAATCTTCATTACTAACTAGTGCAAGCAGCAGCAGTTCCTAATGGCAATTCCATATTCTAATGCTTCTAAACGTAACCCGCCTGATCAATCCTTGTAGCATCGATACCCATGTTTGCAGACTTCTCCTGAGCCCCATTTCCTTTGGTTTTTAAATAATGATCTAACACCACCACTCAGTTTCATTTCTTGCATACTGCACTATTAATGCGAATGCTCTACAAAGTGATGTCTTGCCAGTTTGAATTTTACTTCCAAAATAATTACCTATCTAAAAGCAAAAAACTTTAGGCAAGAATTTAGTGCAATATGATCACACCAGTTAAGGAGGAACTTTAAGCTACACTCAAAACCAGAGAGAAAAGCCAAGTGTGTTTTTCTTTCAGGACACCTAAACCCACTACCTCTCCAGAAACCTGGCCCCATCAGTAAATGATCCACCAGCCGTATGAAAGCTATCTTGCATTGCTGTTTCGTTCTGGAAACATCATCTTCTCTCAGCAAACTGTAAGGACCAATATTTCTAACTAATCATACTGTGTCAGTGACCCTGCAATGAAACCTTAACATGTTAGAGCTGGCCATGGGATGGAGCCCTCTATGGTTGTTAAAAAAAGGATGGATATTACTTACTGGTCCACTGAAGCCTGCAAGCTGTGTGATCATCAGACACACTATGGAAATTATGAGCCTGGTGCGGCAGAAGATCCATACAACCCTCCGGAGAGAAGCATCCTCAGGTCCTGTTTCTTTCAGTTCTTCCTGCCATAGTCTCTCTAACCTAAAAGAAGCACAAACCAGGAGTTACAAATCTTTCTACTGGACAACAGATGCTATATCTCAAAGGTTATTCTCTGATAAACGTCTCATTAGACACACGACTGTGAGCAACACAAACCATCAAGCTTCATAACATGGATAGCATCTTCTACACAGCCAGGGGAAATAGTTCTATCCTGAATTTCTGTGCAAAGAGGCTTCTACACTGAGCAGAACTGAAAAAGTTAGAATGCTTTTTACTTTATCCAGAGTCCTATTAGGAACACGAAtctcaccacctcctccccttttCTGTTCTATCCTGCAATAAAACCCTGGGGCTAAATCTTATAGCTCTTGCCCTGAGCAAATATCTCACTGACCACAACAGTTTAGCctgactgcaggatttggcctgtaaTCAGACCATATTCAGTTACTATCATTGTTATCTGGTCATTAACTCAGCATTGCATGTTCAGAATCTGGGCTGAGAGACCCAGAACttgtttaaaaacataaaaatagttCTGATAAGGAGCAAAAGCGGAAAAGCAGTTATGAAACACCCATGGGGATAAAACCTGCTCAGTTACAGCAGTgcgaccccactgaagtcagtgaggttgAGACACCAGTGTATCTCAGAAGGAACTGGCCCCAGGATAAATAAGTTTAAGATCCCCTCCTCTGATAGAAAGGATTTAAGAGCTGCTTTTTCAATATTAGCACATGCAAATATCTTCAAAAATACCAGACTACAGTATATACCAGGCTGCAAAGGGCTAGAGTACAAGGGAAATAATATGGACCAGCATATTCCTACCTTCTACAGTTAACATCTGAAGACTCATGCTTTGACAAAGGCCACACATCGTCCATGAACAGCTCCCCTTTCTTGTACGCTGTGCGGGCCAGAGGAGTGAGCCATGAAAAGGTCATGCAGGAGAAAAGTCCAGCATTGTCTACTGGGTGCTGGTGTCTAAAAGACGAGGGAGAAATTACAATGAAATGAAAAAGAGAAACTATTGCAATaacctttaagaaaaacaaaatcccCTCCAAATACAATCATCATCTGAGAATTCTGCACGGTCTACACAAATAAATACTTGctaaatacattttcaaagatgACATTTCAGCATCAACCAACAAATTTAAGAGCTGCAATCACATTCTGACAGTCTATTTTCAAGAAGGCTGAGGTTGCCAGATCAGTTCTTTTTTAGCACAAAGTCTTACTTGGAAGTAGTCCGTATGGGTTTTAGCAAGTTCAAGCCATGGTGATATTTGCCCTTGTGATGCTGCTCATCCAACATTCTCAGCTGGGAATGCACGGAGATGTCCAGCGCAAGGCCTTCTGCCCGTGCTGCTGTTTCCAAGGCATCTTGACATTCCACCTGCTTTTACAAACAAGACAATGGAGTCAGAAATTCAAGAGTCCCACGATAGTCTTAAAATCAATCATTTCTGTCTCCAGCAACTTCATACCTGTTACTGCTGTCGATCACTGTGATAATGTAGAGCAATCACTGTAACTAAAGATCTCTGGGGACAAATTGATAGCTTGGGGGCAGCAAATCAACGCGGGGGTCCCATATAGTCTAGATCCACTTTAGCTCTCTGGATTTCTAGAATGGTGGAGCTCAAATAGTAGCATGGTATCCATATGTTTTGGGTTACAGAGGATTAAGTACATAGACTTGCCAGACTagatcagaacaatggtccatcctGCCCTGTGACTGGTCTCTGGCCCAGTACCAAATGCTCAGAGAAAGATGTAGAATGCTCATGATGGACAATTAGGTAACACCATGCCCAATGGAGAGGACTATTCCAAAGTTTAGGCAGTTGGTTATTGGCTTATGTTCTGAAACATGAAAGCTAACATACCTTATTAACCTGTATCCTAT
This DNA window, taken from Caretta caretta isolate rCarCar2 chromosome 9, rCarCar1.hap1, whole genome shotgun sequence, encodes the following:
- the ABCC5 gene encoding ATP-binding cassette sub-family C member 5 isoform X6: MKDIDLGKEYVIPSPGYRNVRERASSEQFQEQEGLKFQQAKYKVECQDALETAARAEGLALDISVHSQLRMLDEQHHKGKYHHGLNLLKPIRTTSKHQHPVDNAGLFSCMTFSWLTPLARTAYKKGELFMDDVWPLSKHESSDVNCRRLERLWQEELKETGPEDASLRRVVWIFCRTRLIISIVCLMITQLAGFSGPNFQDGCILRSE